In Reichenbachiella agarivorans, one genomic interval encodes:
- a CDS encoding DUF6452 family protein has product MRKLLLLTFQLMPLLWVISCADDPDCDQELPYDAVHVGFYDYDSLTKTELKFDLVATEGSDSLFYDRSDTLAVFKLNLNPSVDSVTYLFVTGVTIDSLKLKYSRKLEWLSEKCGPTMSYDRLEIVEHTFDSVSLVQPLIDLSVDENIKIYN; this is encoded by the coding sequence ATGAGAAAATTGTTGTTGTTGACCTTCCAATTGATGCCGCTTTTATGGGTGATTTCTTGTGCGGATGATCCAGATTGTGACCAAGAATTGCCCTATGACGCTGTTCATGTAGGCTTTTATGATTATGATTCTTTGACCAAGACAGAGCTCAAATTCGATTTGGTTGCTACTGAAGGTAGCGATAGTTTGTTTTATGATAGAAGTGATACTTTGGCTGTGTTCAAACTCAATCTCAATCCTTCTGTAGATTCTGTTACCTATCTTTTTGTAACAGGGGTGACAATAGATAGCCTCAAATTAAAGTACAGCAGGAAGCTCGAATGGTTGTCTGAGAAATGTGGACCGACCATGAGTTATGATAGATTGGAAATTGTAGAGCATACTTTTGATTCGGTGAGTTTGGTGCAACCGTTAATAGACTTATCAGTAGATGAAAATATTAAAATATATAACTAG
- the ftsH gene encoding ATP-dependent zinc metalloprotease FtsH — protein sequence MADKPKIKNTANQPNKPNYQIWVIIGLMTFIFGISYFSNNNSAKEISFKRFESMVLSNDVKKVTLIGNQNLVEVTLKEEALQNSKYKMELDQQNTLGVSSSGPQYFFKIESKDIFVKKKDELNARLKNGAEYEYLVDEKSDYTNIFLNSGFFIIIILGFWLLMRRMTGGGGPGGQIFNIGKSRAALFDAENKVKITFDNVAGLDEAKEEVKEIVDFLKNPTKFTKLGGKIPKGALLVGPPGTGKTLLAKAVAGEAGVPFFTLSGSDFVEMFVGVGAARVRDLFKQAKEKAPCIVFIDEIDAIGRSRGKGQMPGSNDERENTLNSLLVEMDGFSTDSGVIILAATNRPDVLDSALLRPGRFDRQVGIDKPDIIGRDAIFKVHLAPIKIDKNVVDSKKLAAQTPGFAGAEIANVCNEAALIAARKDKKAVDLKDFQDAIDRVIGGLEKKSKIISPEEKKIVAYHEAGHAVAGWFLEHADPLVKVSIVPRGLAALGYAQYLPKEQYLYQTEQLLDEMCMALGGRAAEEIIFGKISTGALSDLERITKMAYSIVTVYGMNDAIGHISYHDSKQSEYNFNKPYSEATAEKIDREVKAIIDKAYGRTKAMLLDKKAELEKIAKALLEKEIIFQSDLEELIGKRPFERETNYQAFTNGSSDKGPAEMKNEEDLEDLKSTIKTEVEQEETTSTSSDKN from the coding sequence ATGGCGGATAAACCGAAAATTAAAAATACAGCCAATCAACCAAACAAACCGAATTACCAAATATGGGTGATCATTGGATTGATGACGTTCATCTTTGGCATATCATATTTTTCAAACAACAATTCTGCGAAGGAGATTTCTTTCAAGCGATTCGAGAGTATGGTTCTCAGTAATGATGTCAAAAAAGTGACATTGATTGGAAATCAAAATCTAGTAGAGGTCACTTTGAAAGAAGAGGCACTTCAAAATAGCAAGTACAAAATGGAACTGGATCAGCAAAACACCCTTGGTGTGTCTTCTTCTGGTCCCCAGTACTTTTTCAAAATTGAGAGCAAAGACATTTTTGTCAAGAAAAAGGATGAGTTGAATGCCAGATTAAAGAATGGAGCAGAATACGAATACCTCGTAGACGAAAAGTCAGATTATACCAATATCTTCCTGAATTCAGGGTTTTTCATTATCATCATCTTAGGTTTCTGGTTGTTGATGAGACGAATGACTGGAGGGGGAGGTCCTGGTGGACAGATATTCAATATTGGTAAGTCCCGTGCTGCGTTGTTTGATGCTGAGAACAAAGTGAAGATTACTTTTGACAATGTGGCTGGCTTGGATGAAGCCAAAGAGGAAGTAAAAGAGATAGTAGATTTCCTAAAAAACCCTACCAAATTCACCAAACTGGGAGGTAAAATTCCTAAAGGGGCGTTGCTAGTTGGCCCTCCAGGTACAGGTAAAACCTTGTTGGCAAAGGCCGTAGCAGGAGAAGCAGGCGTACCATTTTTTACCCTCTCAGGATCGGATTTTGTAGAGATGTTTGTGGGAGTTGGTGCTGCGAGAGTAAGAGATTTGTTTAAGCAAGCAAAAGAAAAGGCGCCTTGCATTGTATTTATTGATGAAATAGACGCGATAGGAAGATCCAGAGGCAAAGGCCAAATGCCTGGATCAAACGATGAAAGAGAAAATACGCTGAACTCGCTGCTTGTGGAGATGGATGGTTTCTCTACTGACTCTGGGGTAATTATCTTGGCAGCTACCAACCGACCTGACGTGCTAGACTCGGCTCTGTTGAGACCTGGGAGATTTGATAGACAGGTGGGAATTGACAAGCCAGATATTATTGGTAGAGATGCTATATTCAAAGTGCACTTGGCTCCTATCAAAATTGACAAGAATGTCGTCGATTCGAAGAAATTGGCTGCACAAACACCTGGTTTTGCGGGTGCCGAGATTGCCAACGTATGTAACGAAGCTGCATTGATAGCTGCGCGTAAGGATAAAAAGGCAGTGGATTTAAAAGATTTTCAGGATGCGATAGACAGAGTGATAGGCGGACTGGAGAAGAAAAGCAAGATTATTTCACCTGAAGAGAAAAAGATAGTTGCTTACCATGAAGCTGGACATGCGGTCGCAGGTTGGTTCTTGGAGCATGCAGATCCCTTGGTCAAAGTGAGTATCGTACCGAGAGGTTTGGCCGCTTTAGGTTATGCACAATATTTGCCAAAGGAGCAGTATTTGTATCAGACGGAGCAGTTGCTTGACGAAATGTGTATGGCTCTCGGAGGTAGAGCTGCAGAGGAAATTATTTTTGGTAAGATTTCTACAGGTGCACTGAGTGATTTGGAGAGAATCACGAAGATGGCTTATAGCATAGTGACAGTATATGGTATGAACGATGCGATTGGTCATATTTCATATCACGACTCTAAGCAGTCAGAATATAACTTTAACAAGCCCTATTCTGAGGCAACTGCCGAGAAAATAGATCGTGAGGTCAAAGCCATTATCGACAAAGCTTATGGCAGAACCAAGGCAATGCTTTTGGACAAAAAGGCCGAATTGGAGAAAATTGCCAAAGCACTCTTAGAGAAGGAGATTATATTCCAATCAGATTTAGAGGAACTGATTGGTAAAAGACCTTTCGAGAGAGAGACAAATTATCAAGCTTTCACCAATGGGAGTTCTGATAAGGGACCTGCAGAAATGAAGAATGAAGAGGATTTGGAAGATTTGAAATCTACAATCAAGACAGAAGTAGAACAAGAAGAAACTACTTCGACTTCTTCTGACAAGAATTAG
- a CDS encoding biotin--[acetyl-CoA-carboxylase] ligase, with product MHKFFAKTHFLGKKVLFLPQCHSTNEIAMSLVNNGHAPEGITIITADQTRGKGQRGNVWESEAGKNLTFSFVIKPTFLALSVQFDLHIVVSLAIYQALTPYLGHDLKIKWPNDIYYGKDKIGGILIENTVRGTAIENSIVGIGLNINQQHFQTIHANSMKNLCQRDLDIDQIAEEILIRVEKNYLQLKTGNHRLKKQYEQALYQINQLHTYQDKAAVFTGTITGISESGKLIIESQNKTLEYNFKEVTFL from the coding sequence TTGCATAAATTCTTTGCCAAAACTCATTTTCTAGGTAAAAAGGTACTCTTTCTGCCACAATGTCACTCCACCAACGAAATTGCCATGTCATTGGTCAATAATGGTCATGCCCCAGAAGGCATCACCATCATAACTGCAGATCAAACACGAGGCAAAGGTCAAAGAGGTAACGTGTGGGAATCTGAAGCGGGCAAGAATCTTACCTTTTCTTTTGTCATAAAACCTACTTTCTTAGCTCTTTCTGTTCAATTTGACCTCCATATAGTAGTTTCTTTAGCCATCTATCAGGCACTTACACCCTACTTAGGTCATGATCTAAAGATCAAATGGCCCAATGACATCTATTATGGCAAAGACAAAATCGGCGGCATATTGATTGAAAACACGGTAAGAGGAACAGCCATAGAAAACTCCATTGTAGGGATTGGGTTAAACATCAACCAACAGCATTTTCAAACTATACATGCCAATAGTATGAAAAATCTGTGTCAACGAGATCTGGATATTGATCAAATTGCGGAAGAGATACTGATTCGGGTAGAAAAAAACTACCTGCAACTCAAAACAGGCAACCATCGGTTAAAAAAACAATATGAACAAGCCCTGTATCAAATCAATCAACTCCATACTTATCAAGATAAAGCCGCAGTGTTCACAGGAACAATTACAGGAATCTCTGAATCAGGTAAATTAATTATTGAATCTCAAAACAAGACTCTTGAATATAATTTCAAGGAAGTTACATTTCTTTAG
- a CDS encoding DUF6048 family protein, giving the protein MKILKYITSLSLIVAVGQSAVAQVLEKREKDWKPSEIYLSADVVGLTRLLNGDVQNEFQGKIDFDVFYLAADWGRSNLSSKGEGFDYSSKGSFFRVGPQVNFTPYNKNRSSIYFGLMYAHASFSDQIDYAGVDQQWNQTNLSYSNEDLRANWLEATMGLNAKIIGPLYMGYVLRFKMAKVLTGDGTLAPYEIPGFGAASKNSVFGFNYYITYRFGLRDKPIPIRPKIVKKRVEEEE; this is encoded by the coding sequence ATGAAAATATTAAAATATATAACTAGCCTTTCTCTAATTGTGGCCGTAGGACAAAGTGCTGTTGCGCAGGTATTAGAAAAGCGAGAGAAGGATTGGAAACCTTCAGAGATTTATCTGTCCGCAGATGTAGTGGGGTTGACACGCTTGCTCAATGGAGATGTGCAGAACGAGTTTCAGGGTAAAATCGATTTTGATGTATTTTATCTCGCCGCAGATTGGGGGAGGAGTAATTTGAGTTCCAAAGGAGAAGGATTTGATTACAGCAGTAAAGGAAGTTTTTTTAGAGTAGGTCCTCAGGTCAACTTCACTCCTTATAACAAAAATAGAAGTAGCATATATTTTGGGTTAATGTATGCACACGCGAGTTTTTCAGATCAAATTGATTACGCAGGGGTAGATCAACAATGGAATCAAACCAATCTCTCATATAGCAATGAGGATTTGCGAGCCAACTGGCTAGAGGCAACTATGGGATTGAATGCCAAAATAATAGGCCCCCTATATATGGGTTATGTACTACGGTTTAAGATGGCCAAAGTATTGACTGGAGATGGTACGCTTGCTCCATATGAAATACCAGGATTTGGTGCTGCATCCAAGAATAGCGTTTTTGGATTCAATTACTACATCACTTATCGATTTGGCTTGAGAGACAAGCCTATTCCGATTCGTCCAAAAATCGTAAAGAAAAGAGTCGAAGAGGAAGAATAA
- the spt gene encoding serine palmitoyltransferase has product MSILKDRLAKYTYADEVKEAGLYPYFREIGSNQDTEVIINGHKVLMFGSNSYLGLTNHPKVKEAAKQAIDKYGTGCAGSRFLNGTLDLHVELENKLAEFFEKEAALIFSTGFQTNLGVISCMTGRNDYIILDEFDHASIIDGTRLSFSKVIKYKHNDMKSLESQLAKLEPSAVKMIVVDGIFSMEGDIVKLPEIVALAKKYQAEIIVDDAHAVGVIGKNGAGTASHFGLTNEVDFIVGTFSKSLASLGGFVASDKVAIDYMKHHARSLIFSASIPPSSAASALAALELMKNEPQLIDNLWSNTNYAIKGLKDLGFEIGPTESPIIPIYVRDNEKTFKLTQFLIEEGVFVNPVISPAVKSGDSLIRFSLMSSHTHAQIDFALEKLVKARKIIGFGEGTELVNSHSVVAK; this is encoded by the coding sequence ATGAGTATTTTAAAAGATCGTCTTGCGAAATACACTTATGCTGACGAAGTAAAGGAGGCGGGGTTGTATCCATACTTTAGAGAAATTGGTTCTAACCAAGACACTGAAGTAATCATCAATGGACACAAGGTTTTGATGTTTGGATCTAATAGTTACTTAGGGTTGACCAATCATCCCAAGGTAAAAGAAGCAGCAAAACAAGCAATTGACAAATACGGGACGGGTTGTGCGGGTTCACGCTTTCTAAACGGAACACTCGATCTACATGTGGAGTTGGAAAATAAGTTAGCAGAATTCTTCGAAAAAGAAGCGGCTCTGATTTTTAGTACTGGATTCCAAACGAACCTAGGTGTAATCTCATGTATGACAGGTCGTAATGACTATATCATATTGGACGAGTTTGACCATGCTTCAATCATAGATGGTACAAGATTGTCGTTTTCTAAGGTGATCAAGTACAAACACAACGACATGAAATCGCTAGAAAGTCAACTTGCCAAGTTGGAGCCTAGTGCGGTGAAGATGATTGTTGTGGATGGTATCTTCAGCATGGAAGGTGATATTGTCAAATTACCAGAAATCGTAGCTTTAGCCAAAAAATACCAAGCTGAAATCATCGTAGATGATGCACACGCAGTAGGTGTCATCGGAAAAAATGGAGCAGGCACTGCCTCACACTTTGGATTGACCAATGAGGTCGATTTCATAGTAGGTACCTTTAGTAAATCTCTGGCTTCACTAGGAGGCTTTGTGGCTAGCGACAAGGTTGCCATTGATTATATGAAGCACCACGCAAGGTCTCTTATCTTTAGTGCCAGCATTCCTCCTTCTTCTGCGGCAAGTGCGCTCGCAGCATTGGAACTGATGAAGAACGAACCTCAGCTGATTGACAATCTATGGTCCAATACTAACTATGCTATCAAAGGCTTGAAAGATTTAGGTTTTGAGATTGGCCCCACAGAATCCCCAATCATCCCTATCTATGTGAGAGACAACGAAAAAACATTTAAACTTACCCAATTCTTGATTGAGGAAGGTGTGTTTGTAAACCCTGTGATCTCACCAGCCGTGAAGAGTGGAGACTCGTTGATCAGATTCTCTTTGATGTCTTCTCACACACATGCCCAGATTGATTTTGCACTTGAAAAACTGGTGAAGGCCAGAAAAATCATAGGTTTCGGAGAAGGAACAGAGCTAGTCAATTCACATTCGGTAGTTGCAAAATAA
- the rsfS gene encoding ribosome silencing factor — MTEIKEVQKSEKLEELVVQGMQEKKAFDIVVMDLRSISNAVAEYFVICSGNSDNQLDAIADSVEEAVYKSLRIDPWHKEGRENKEWILLDYANVVVHIFRKDRREFYTLEKLWGDATVTQIAD; from the coding sequence ATGACAGAAATAAAGGAAGTCCAGAAATCTGAGAAACTGGAAGAGTTGGTAGTACAGGGAATGCAGGAAAAAAAGGCTTTCGATATAGTCGTCATGGATTTGAGGAGCATCTCTAACGCAGTTGCAGAATATTTTGTAATTTGCTCTGGAAACTCTGATAACCAACTAGACGCAATAGCTGACTCTGTAGAAGAGGCGGTATATAAATCATTACGTATAGATCCTTGGCACAAGGAGGGCCGTGAAAACAAAGAATGGATCTTGCTTGATTATGCAAACGTGGTGGTACACATCTTTAGAAAAGACAGGAGAGAATTCTATACTCTCGAAAAGCTTTGGGGAGATGCAACTGTAACCCAAATAGCTGATTAA
- a CDS encoding UDP-2,3-diacylglucosamine diphosphatase: MDEQLTLLLPGKKIYFASDFHLGAPNHDQSFVREKKIVQWLDTIAEDAQTIFLVGDLFDFWFEYRHVVPKGYVRFLGKLAELADLGVNIVVFVGNHDLWMKDYLKDLCGATIVHEGQSLRLGDKDFYITHGDGLNPKDKKYRIIKRVFTNSVCQWLFGWFHPDLGITLAHLWSGSSREQQLGQNDDAHLVAHSRKLEKHRHHDYYVYGDCHIDRVKQINETSLYCNLGDWIDKFSYAVFDGDEFQLKRFEG, encoded by the coding sequence ATGGATGAACAATTGACCTTATTACTTCCTGGTAAGAAAATATACTTTGCTAGTGATTTTCATCTCGGTGCACCAAACCATGATCAATCCTTTGTCAGAGAAAAAAAGATTGTGCAATGGCTGGACACAATTGCTGAGGATGCCCAAACTATCTTTCTGGTTGGAGATCTTTTTGATTTTTGGTTTGAATACCGTCATGTGGTACCCAAGGGGTATGTAAGGTTTCTTGGCAAACTGGCTGAGCTAGCTGATCTAGGGGTCAATATCGTTGTTTTTGTAGGTAATCATGACCTATGGATGAAAGATTATCTAAAGGATCTATGTGGTGCCACTATCGTTCACGAAGGACAGAGCCTGCGATTAGGAGACAAGGATTTTTACATCACACATGGCGATGGACTGAATCCAAAAGATAAGAAATATAGAATAATCAAGCGTGTCTTCACCAATTCCGTTTGTCAATGGCTTTTTGGTTGGTTTCATCCAGATTTGGGGATTACTTTGGCTCATTTGTGGTCTGGCAGTAGCCGCGAGCAACAACTTGGTCAGAATGATGACGCGCATTTGGTGGCTCACAGTAGGAAGTTGGAAAAACATAGACACCATGATTATTATGTCTATGGCGATTGTCATATTGATCGGGTAAAGCAGATTAATGAAACGAGTTTGTATTGTAACTTGGGCGATTGGATCGATAAATTTTCTTATGCAGTTTTTGATGGGGATGAGTTCCAATTAAAGCGATTTGAGGGATGA